A genomic segment from Spinacia oleracea cultivar Varoflay chromosome 3, BTI_SOV_V1, whole genome shotgun sequence encodes:
- the LOC110791109 gene encoding importin beta-like SAD2 homolog isoform X3: MADTLRIAQLLNETLNSDGEVRHNATQELDLLSVASDFPFSLLFLVNGDGNQGQKVAAATYVKNLIRRNVHGEGQSGSFSKEFKERLLESLLRAEFPVLRVLVEALSFVVDAEFVKTNSWPELVPQIRYAIQNSDIINGNANCGLITINALKALQALLRPFQYFLNPKVAKEPVPPQLEQIGNDILVPLLAIFHGFTEKWYLIFQALAIKGSLNIETENILLIVCKCIYFTVRSYMPASIAPLLPTLSGNLCGILDSLSLEDSVSLEGSQQVRLKTGKRILLIFCALVTRHRKYSDRLMPDIMKCVLRIARCSTNISKLDCSSERIISLAFDVISHILETGPGWRLVSPHFSSLLDFAIFPALMMNAKDTLEWEEDADEFISKNLPSDLEEISGWREDLFSARKSAMNLLGVISMSKGPPVVTNCHSSVSSLKRKKGQKKGKHQRCSVGELIVLPFLSKFPVPSNANASDTSISNTYYGVLVGYGALQDFLGEQKPEHTATLIRNRVLPLYKVSITQPYLLAAANWILGELPSCLPKDMIADVYSALLEALTKPDCEDVSCYPVRASAAGAMIKLLESEFLPPDWLPLLQVVVGRIGNEEEEIAMLFQLLSSVVEAGDKDVAVHIPFVVSQLVDAIAKYMPSNLEPWPQAVVQGFAALAVMAKSWQDTVPEEKEQDHFSGKWASDQKTMSRAFSALLQNAWLVTKEIMDDDDTLPQSCIDDASTMLWFIIRSSTSNDTLLELKVSELLSVWTELIADWHGWEEVEDLAIFDCIKEVVSLEKNFGLPKYFIAKMPSPPAPPVPEKSLIENIATFICNAMSQYPSAASRACACVHTLLHLPCYSSGTEEVRHSLVVAFSQAAASTFKELSLLPRWLSSY; encoded by the exons ATGGCGGACACCCTTCGTATCGCTCAGCTGCTTAATGAAACCCTAAATTCCGACGGCGAAGTTAGACACAATGCGACCCAGGAACTCGATCTTCTTTCGGTCGCCTCCGatttccctttctctctcctcttccttGTCAACG GAGATGGGAATCAAGGTCAAAAAGTAGCTGCTGCTACTTATGTTAAGAACTTGATTAGACGAAATGTTCACGGTGAAGGTCAATCTGGTTCTTTTAGTAAGGAATTTAAGGAGAGGCTACTGGAATCATTGCTACGAGCGGAATTTCCGGTTCTTAGAGTCTTGGTTGAAGCG TTAAGTTTTGTTGTTGACGCTGAATTTGTAAAGACTAATTCATGGCCTGAACTTGTGCCCCAAATTCGTTATGCGATCCAAAATAGTGACATTATTAATGGAAATGCAAATTGTGGGTTGATAACAATTAACGCGCTCAAAGCtcttcaagcattacttagacCCTTCCAG TACTTCTTGAACCCAAAAGTTGCGAAGGAACCAGTCCCACCACAGCTGGAGCAAATTGGCAATGATATTTTGGTACCTTTGTTGGCTATATTCCATGGTTTTACCGAAAAG TGGTATCTTATCTTTCAGGCTTTAGCTATTAAAGGGAGTTTAAACATTGAGACGGAGAATATCCTTCTCATTGTGTGCAAATGCATATACTTTACT GTAAGGTCATATATGCCGGCTTCTATTGCGCCTCTGCTGCCTACTTTATCTGGTAACCTATGTGGAATTTTGGACTCATTAAGTCTGGAGGATTCAGTATCTTTGGAAGGCAGTCAGCAAGTGAGACTAAAAACTGGGAAAAGGATCTTGCTTATTTTTTGTGCTCTTGTTACTCGGCATAGAAAATATTCTGATAG GTTGATGCCTGATATTATGAAATGTGTTCTACGTATTGCCAGATGTAGCACCAATATTAGC AAGCTGGACTGCTCGTCAGAGAGGATCATCTCATTGGCCTTTGATGTCATTTCTCACATCCTGGAGACTGGCCCA GGATGGAGATTAGTTTCACCCCATTTTTCATCATTGTTGGACTTTGCTATTTTTCCAGCGCTCATGATGAATGCAAAG GATACCTTGGAGTGGGAAGAAGATGCAGATGAGTTCATAAGCAAGAATTTACCATCTGATCTG GAAGAAATATCTGGATGGAGAGAGGATTTATTTTCAGCCAGAAAGAGTGCTATGAATTTACTTGGTGTCATTTCTATGTCAAAG GGGCCTCCAGTGGTGACTAATTGTCACAGTTCTGTGTCATCTTTAAAGCGCAAAAAAGgtcaaaaaaagggaaaacaccAGCGCTGTTCAGTTGGAGAATTAATAGTGCTTCCTTTTCTGTCAAAGTTTCCAGTTCCTAGCAATGCAAATGCTTCTGACACTAGTATATCAAATAC TTATTATGGAGTTCTCGTGGGATATGGAGCTCTACAGGAT TTCTTAGGGGAACAGAAACCTGAACACACAGCAACCCTAATTAGAAATCGAGTGCTACCGCTGTACAAGGTCTCCATAACCCAACCGTATCTGCTTGCTGCAGCGAACTGGATACTCGGAGAGCTTCCATCCTGTCTCCCTAAA GATATGATAGCTGATGTATATTCTGCATTGCTAGAAGCACTAACCAAACCTGATTGTGAAGATGTTTCTTGTTATCCTGTGCGAGCAAGTGCTGCTGGGGCAATGATCAAGCTTCTAGAA AGTGAATTCTTGCCACCTGACTGGTTACCTCTTCTCCAAGTAGTAGTTGGTAGAATTGGTAACGAAGAAGAGGAGATTGCCATGTTATTTCAACTTCTTAGCTCTGTGGTGGAGGCTGGCGATAAAGATGTAGCAGTTCATATACCTTTTGTTGTATCACAGTTAGTTGATGCAATTGCCAAGTATATGCCGTCCAATCTAGAGCCATGGCCTCAA GCAGTTGTACAGGGCTTTGCAGCACTAGCTGTAATGGCAAAATCTTGGCAAGACACAGTACCTGAAGAAAAGGAACAAGACCACTTTAGTGGAAAGTGGGCTTCTGATCAGAAAACTATGTCTAGAGCCTTTTCTGCTCTCTTGCAAAACGCATGGCTTGTAACCAAGGAAATAATG GATGATGATGATACTTTACCACAGTCATGCATTGATGATGCATCAACAATGCTTTGGTTCATTATCCGGTCCAGTACTAGCAACGATACTCTTCTGGAACTCAAGGTATCAGAATTATTGTCAGTTTGGACTGAACTCATTGCAGATTGGCATGGTTGGGAAGAGGTGGAGGATTTGGCTATCTTCGACTGCATTAAGGAGGTTGTTAGTCTAGAGAAAAACTTTGGCCTGCCAAAATATTTCATTGCTAAGATGCCTTCACCACCAGCTCCTCCTGTACCAGAAAAGTCTCTTATTGAAAATATTGCAACATTTATCTGCAACGCCATGTCACAGTATCCTTCTGCAGCATCAAGGGCTTGTGCATGTGTCCATACCCTTCTTCACTTGCCATGTTATTCTTCTGGTACAGAGGAAGTCCGACAttcgttggttgttgcttttaGTCAGGCTGCAGCATCTACATTCAAGGAG